In the genome of Brachypodium distachyon strain Bd21 chromosome 3, Brachypodium_distachyon_v3.0, whole genome shotgun sequence, the window CGCGGATACAGACATATACAGTCACAGTGCCCCTGTCATTaaggatcttttttttttactttgatcGAGTATATGCGTGTTTGTACTGACAAAAAGAATCACTGCATCATACGGGGATCCCGGTTTTAGAAGATTGGACTAAACACAACCATCAACCCGTACCTGATGCTGATTCTTACGTGTCTCGCACCTTTACCATAACGTACACCTGTATAGCCAATACACATCTTGGTCGACCATCAGCTCATTCCTTTACAGCAATCTGACTTTATTGATAAAAGAAGGACAATACGACAAGTCGAAGATACTAGAACAGACATGAACACGATACGCAATAGAAGCAAATGGTGTCAAGGTCCTTTATAAACTTGTCACCTTGAGCTATGACCGTCGTCTTACCTCAACTTCCATCACATTGCCTAATTAAACCAAACAACttgataattttatttttatttttttgccgTGAGACAACCTGTTAGTTTTCTGGCGAACCATTGGCAGTCCTAGCTTTTGCAACCTGTGGCCTGAAGAGGCGGCTGGCCTCGGCAATATCGGGGGAAAGGGTGCGTGAGTTCAGAAAAGAGTGCTTGTAAGagaaccctttttttttgtgaattgAGAGCTTTGTAAGAGAATAGATGTGGAAAATTGATACTTAGTTGTTTATAGTTAGGCATTTGATTGAAAATACAAGTAAAAAATCAATGTCTGTGGTTGACAGGAGTTCGATAGGGAATTAGCTTAAGATAAATAAGTTATTATGAACTAATGGCCACAATTCACTTCAAATTCTCACCACTCCTGTTATGAAAATGGTGTGGGCGGATTTCTAAACTCCACCGCCCAATCTCTCATAAAAAAACTCGCATTtccaccaaccaaacaaatgaTCTAATAGCACAAACCCATTCAACTCTCATTACTTCTCTGTAATTTCTCCTAACTAGACAAGCTCGTCTAAGAACGTGGTTGTGCCTATCCCGATCACATGACAAGCTCCACTTACATCATGTGCAAAACTGAACATTGATGCTAGTTTTCAGCGGCGGGAGCCAGGAACTAACTTAGAGCAGGGCTATTATAGTGTATGTGAATAAGAAATAGTAATTAAGGAGGGGAAACCCCATGCCAAACATCAAATTCTCACAattttccaaagaaaaaaagttcaaGCCACAGGGCGTGGCCCCCCTTGCCTCTTGTCTCCACCTATGCTAGTTTTGATGGTTGAATTGGGTACACACTAGCCTATCGCAAGCTAGCACATGACCTATTACACACTCGTCACCAAGCCGGACATAAATTCCATCGCAAGTCCACCTCTTGGCACCGGGTCTGTTAGGTCCTTGTCGCACGCTATAACAAATGCAAACTTTGTGTTTGTTAATAATAGTATCATGAATTGTAACAAGCCCATAATCCGTAAAAAGTTCTAGTCCTAGAACCCATCTGTACAGATATGAGTTGTTGGTTCTCCGTTCACTCTAGTGAGACTATTTCTTCTACTGCTAGGGAATGAATATCATGGTCTTTTGACTATAATTGAGTAGATTGATAAATCTTGAGCACATAAATAACAAAAACACATTTAAACAACTTACATATAGTAATCATTCAGTTTTAAGGCTGAGAAGTTGTCTATTTTTTAGTTAAGTATCCGTCGATGTGCTTGACcgtcggatcttaatccaacgataaCACAttggagaaaagagagaaggatGGCACTCAAATTTTAATCCCAATGGCGCTGATAAGTTAATTGAAATTTAAGGCATATTGCTTAAAAATGAGGAGATGGAGAAATAACCACACCCATGATAATTTCATAGCGACGCGCGTAGCAATAAATATCAAAGACATTAAGGCCCTGCTCTTGGACCAACCAACCTGATCCAGAGAGAAAGCATCTTGctatgattttattttcttgcggCGCACCTTCATATGAAATTAACATACTATTGTAATCACCGCGAAATCGTGTGCACGAGTACCGTACATGCAACAATCTCTAAACAAGAACGTTCGGTGGCCTTAATTAACATCTTCCACGAAGTAGATTCTGCGTTACCAACGCGGCGACTTATTACAGCTGTGCATGTGCAGTACAGTACATGCCATCGATCTCAGGGCGGCGTCGTCGATCGCCCTGTCCTGCTGTCCAGAACAATCTGAAGCCACGGCGAAGCTGGCCGCATTAagagccgccgcccgccggccggccggcacacTACACCCTGCACGCCGTGCAAGTCATGAATTACTAAACTGAGCGCACCTCTGCACATGCAAACTTTCTTGACTTGTAATTACAGCTGTGCATGGTTACAGAGCCTCGTACGGACGTGGGTACGGTCCACTCTCGCAAAGCGACGAAGAAATTCTGCGTCGGGCAGGAGCTTTGTTTGTCTTAGCCTACCTTGCCTGCCTGCCCGCCCGGCCACCTGTACTGTTGTACAGTCACGTTGTTGAGCCGTGCGTCTGCCATCTGCATTGCACGGAAGGGCGATCGGAGGAGACAAGGAGTAGTAGCGACATGGATGGATGCAGCAGCGACGGGCATGCAAGCATCACTCATGATGATATTTCTGTTCCGTGCCCGTGCAAGCTCGACGTGGATTTGGCCGCTCGATTGGTGCCGCCGGTTCAGTTTGAGTCTTTGGAAACTGAATTTGGCATACAGCTAGAGTTTTTGGGCGATAGCGCTGCGAATTCGCCTCGTCCGGTAAAGACTGGGACGGGTGGTTTGTGTTTCCCAGTCGGACGAAGTCGAGCAATGCGCGGGGGCACAGCTGGAGCGCGAATCTCGGTATACTAAAACAGTCGAGGCAGTATATATTCCCTCCACGTACGCGTACTGGTCAACCACCCCCAGGGTTACGCGAGTGCCAAAATCTTGGGAGGGTGTCGAGCTCGACGAGATTTGCGAACGGGACATGGGAACCGCGCCGGAAGTTCGCCCCTCATAATCGCCGGAGCCACGAGCAATTAGCACGGCCACTGCACCAGATTAATTGTGCACAAGCGCATCAGTTTTGGCGGGTTTCCGACAAATGGTTCGAGATTTGCGTCCGTAGAACCTAATAGGTGCAAGCTTTTCGTGTCCGATCAAAGTCGCCGGTGAATGGTGATCATCTTCTACGGATTTGTCTCGGGACATCGTTGGACCTTTTTCCGGGCGAATGGGGCCAGGGCAGATCAACCTCTCTGTTCTGCTTCATCTGTCTCagttaaattttgttttcctggGCCAATCTCCGGATACAATTAACCACTTGTTCGCTACACACAATTGTTCAGGTCGAGTACCAATCCATTATCGGTGAGTAGTGCATTAGTACCAtcgagtagtagtagtacaagACAGCCACACCAATTATAGAAGTCAATTTATCGATCGGTCCTAGATTGTTCAGGTTCACGTACCAACGGCAACGTTTAGGTAGAGATAGGTGCGCATGGACCAAGAACTCATAATTCCTACTAGGCTCGTAGCCGTCCCCGGTGGGTGCGTGCGTTTTTGTGTGTCTGTGATCCGACCCCATCATCCCACTAACCGTCGCACGTTTACGATGGAACAAGCTTCGGTCGGCCGTATGTGTATATAACGCGCGGCCGCACGCAAATCCTTTCCCCGCCCGGCTAATGTAGCTCCCGGCCTATCTCCCAGAGACCCATTTTGCCTGCCACCTGCTGTAGCATCGCATCGAAACAAGCTTCAACTCGCCCAATTTTCTATACGCGCAGATCGATTTGCACGAACACCCGCGGAGGCCGAAGCTACCACGCAAGCGGCGCGCGCACGTAGCTAAGCACCGATCAGTAACGTACTTAACAGTTGCTAAACAGTAGCTAGGCACACCACACCAGCAAGCTCAGTGCTCCTCTGTTTCTCGCTTCGTACTCTGCTCAGAGTCAGATTTCCGTCCGAGGAGCTATAGCGAGTGGCGTTCGTGACGACGCAGCAATGGCTGTGGCCAGTATGCAGGCCGGTAAGCCGCTGAGGCTGAAGGATCTCCTCGCGCTGGACTGCGACTCGTGCAGCGCCGCGGGCTTCCGCTGCTACCCGCGCCGTCTCTGCGTcgccccgccggcggcgccggcgccaatGCGGCCTCTCTTCGAGCGATCGCCCTcccggctgcggcggcgccccgtgctgctgctgtcccACCTCTCGCGCCGGCTCAGGAGCGGCTTCACGATCAGCTGGAGGCGCCGctacgacgaggaggagcccgGAGCagaggcgccggcgcccgtAGCCACCGTGAGCGGCAACGGCTGCTACAACAACACCAGCAGCTCCGACTCGgagacgtcgtcgtcgtcggccgaGAGGAAATGTTCCGAGTCCGAAGACTTCTCCTCGGCCAGCTCGACGGAGAGCCCGCACGCCGGCGTGGTGGCAACCACCGGAGACAAGCACGAGGTAATTAATTTTGCGAGTACTCAGTGATTAATGGTGGTTCAACAATTGGTCGTTAATTCAGTTGGggtcgccggccggccggccttaATTACTTGGTTCGATTTTCCCTCCTTGCTTAGTTCGTTGCGTCATTCGCGTAAGCTCTGGATTGCCATGAAACGCGGGAGGATAACCCGGACCACCCTACGTATtcaatttcacaaaaccaaaGCACGTTGGCAGTATCCGCTATTACTGGCTACGTTCCGAGCTTTTGGACTCgcgtatgcatgcatgtacgcACGTATGAGTATCCAATGGAAGCTACTCCTGCGTTGATATGCGTAGGCCTCGACGTTGGTACACTGGTACTGTAGTATTCGTGCAGAAGCAGAGTAGTACTGTACAACCGGTGCTTCTCCAATTGCGACGAGTGATCGATGAGAAAGGAACGGTCTAGATCGTACAGTAACCAGCTAAATTTATGGCCTAGCTTGATTGTTTATCCTACCGTTGGCTTTTCTCCTATAGTACATGCATGATGGACTTGTTGTGGATCAGTACATAGGAGCAGCAGTGGAGCAAGTTTGTGGTAGTACAGTCACTTAATTACACGAATTGGGATGAGTACATTTGGGGCCTAAAATTATGCAGATGCGACGGGGTTGGGACATGGGAGTCATACGATTTTTACCTTGGCATCAAAACAGTTATGTGTGGTACCGCCACCACCCACCAGTGCACCTTTTCTCAAGACAAAGATATCCTTCACTGGTTTGGTcgtctcaactctcaagtaCTGTTAGGTTGGCGAAAAATGCATGAAACGGTAGGCACTCCAGGTCCGTACGTGTTTCGAGAGCTCGCTCGCCCTGTCCGGCCTGTTATTCCTGTTTACTCGCCCTGCATGCCGGAGGTACCAGCAGTCGCGTGCCTTCGTagggtacgtacgtacgtagctGTGGTCACGGCGGGGGTCGGCAGCAGTGGTTGCAGAGCATAAATGTAGGAGGCCGAGGCGCGTAGTTAGTGCGGCTTGTCGGGAAGCGATCGAGTGAGCCCCCGGAGGGGAAAAAGGCCACTACAGTATTGTAGCTTCGGCTCGGACCGAGGGATGTTAGCCAGCGTGCACGTACTGCTCCGGCCTATCTCCTCTTTCCTCTTGCATTATTTAGCTGCACGCGCCTGTGGTGCGTACGTGCGTGTACCAACCACGTAGTAGTACAGTTTTATCGAGCCCTTCCCTTGGCTTGTCGTCGTGCGCAGTCTTTGGCATGTGCCGCGACCACATGGTTCAATGGCCGAATTAACTAGCAAGTGAGGCGCCGCGTGAGTCGATATGGTACTGTGTTTTTGCTTACGTTTCGTCTGCTCGGGTAAATGTTGAGATCGCCACCGGGGAAGCCGGACGCGCGCGTCGTTTTCGGCACGCTGCGTCAATGGTCCGTACGTCCCGGCCCCCCTCGATCTGGCCTTACCTGATGAATACGACCATCGCCACGTGACACCTTAATTAGCTTAACACTGGCCAGATAATTACGCATGAATGAAGTGATAGTGTACTAACCAACTGGCCGCGCTGGGGTGCGATATTGCAGGGGATGAAGAGGCGATCCAAGGGGGTCGGGTTCGGCTCGGAGGCGGACGACAAGGAGCAGCTCAGCCCGGTGGCCGTCATGGACTTCCCGTTCGACGACGccgtggaggaagaagggagcgacgacgccggcagcagcgggAGCTGGCCTTGTTTCAGCGACAGCCTCGCGCAGCTCCACCAGAGTAAGTCACGTTAAACCACAAGGGGATTAATTAGCCAAGCGGGGTCAACTCGGTTTCTGTCTTTTTGTTCGGACACCACGCGCACGACACGGACAATACAAAAAGCTCGCCGGATTCCGGATCATTGTACTGCTCATGTGCCCGTCCGGGCGGAAAAAGGCAAAAGGGGCGGATCGATTAAAGATCCGATAGACGGGACCCGCGGGGTCAGCATCTGTCGGGCAAAGGCAACCAAGGAGTAGTAATTTCCGGTTTAGAATTGACCGTACTTTGACTCTTGCCATTATTGACGATCGAATCGATTATTGACCAACTCGTTTGATCGTTTCCCTTTGCCGTGGAGCAGGGCGAAACATACGGCTGCAGTACAAGATCCGACGGCTCGGGGCCATCGCCgagctcggcgccgccgcggatcTTGACGCGCGCTTCGCCGCATCGGACGACGACACTGTTAACCTCGGCAGCGTCGACCCGACACAACAGCGCCGGTGCTGCTCCGACGACGTGGCGACAGCCGCACCAGCACCACCATGTTGCCGTAGCGTCAACGAATGCAAAGACCAGGACGAGCTGCACAGCCTCCTCGAGCTACTAACGGGCACCGTCTCGGTTGCCTGCGGCGTGGACAGCGTCTCCGAGCGGCTCCTCCTCGACTTGTTCGCCGAGACAAGGAAGCCGCCTAGCACGTCGAACAACGACGACGAAGCTGCGGTGAGACTAGCCAAGAGCTGGCTGGAAGGCACGGGGGCCAGGTGGGGCCTGAAGGAGGCGCTGTGCCGCCGGGAGGACCTCGTGGCGGAGATGGAGGGGTGGTCGGCGCGCGTCGACGGCGATGAGAGAGAGGGACGCGAGGTGGGCGTGGTGGTCGCCGGCTTCCTGGTTGACGAGCTGGTGCTTGAGCTGGTCAGGGATCTGCGGCTGCTCGTGTAGGGTTAATTATGTTGAAGGGAGGTCTTAAGCATGTTAATTACGTTTTCGGTGCCAACGTGAGTGTAAACATGCCAGGAAGAAAGGAAACTCGCTTAGGTTAGATATGGTTCAAGTACATTTTGGGCGCTGTAAATGGAAAAAAGTTGCTTTAATCGTTTTTTAGGCGAAGTAGCTTTAACTCTTTGGTGTGATCATGCAAGAGCCCATCCATCTACGGTTAAGCCCTATTGCAAGTCTGGCCCACTGAAATGGAGGTAAGCACAGCCCATTATCTATGCTGTTTGATCCACTATCCATATCCGGCCTACTCAATCACAgataatgatatattttttcctaACAAAAGTTAGTGATTTCTTCTCTACAAGTCATATGGATCGAAAGAAGTAAAAAAAGTAGTAATAGTTTATTTtctatcaacaacaaaataatagTAATTTCTTACTCCCATTTTCAGTTTGTGATTTCTTTCTAGGTTCCTCTAACAAACTTGATTGTTTGACTTGAAAAAGCATATCTAGTTATGGTGAAATTTTAGAAGAATTTTGTATTCCAGTTCTTGATTTTCCTCCTAAAGAGCTAGTTTGGTTTGTAGAATTGTAATATGcttatgaattttttttattgggcATTTGCATTGAACTCTATCTATATTGTGTTCGGGCTGGCCATTTAGATGTTTTTATTTGGGGAAAAAGTCGGTTCTAGACCCTAACTTTATTGGCAAAGTTTGGGTTGAACCCTAATCTCCCAATCCTTGAAATTCAGACCCAACTTATTAATCCTGATCAATCTCCACCCGTAGTTATTAAAATCATGATTGCTGATATGGCCGGAGTGCAGTCTCATGTGGGGATGCTGGGACTTGCCTTCGGTTTGCAGTTAAGTCCTCCTCCCCATCTTCCTTCTAGTTTGGTTTTTCAAGTCTATTTTTCCTAGCAATAAAGCTCCCAAGCTTTGTCCAATTTCAGTACGTGCTCCTTTGCGATGAGCTCTAGACTGCTCGACCGGACCAAGGGCTTGTTCCGCTGTTCAACATGGCACGCAATATCGTCATTAGGGTGCTCAACACCAAAGTTTGCCCCGAATTAATGCAAGAACTTTATTGAtggatttttctataaactttaTCTTTTTACGACGACTTTGTGATTGATGTTAATAAGCATtagaaagattttttttgttgcttaTTCTTGTACTTTGCGACCAAGTCCCGGAAAAGATTGATCATCTCTGCTCTTGGGTTGTGTCTTCGCAAGATTGATTTGGTGGAAGATGCTTCAAGGTTGGGGCATGGCTGATTGGTTCCCGACAGAAGATGCGATCATCGTCAGTTGGTGGGAAGACCTGCCGGTTTGGGGTAAGCTGCATAAATTTTCTGGCCTTTGCCATTACCTTGTGTGTTGGTCAATTTGGAAACACCGGAATAGAGTGGTCTTCGATGATGACTCACCTTCTGTTGATGTTGTCCTCTGACATGATTCCGGCAGAAGGAAGTGCTTCGTCAAGCTAACATAttttggtgatttttttttgcattccTTATGCGTGGGTGAGATGAGTGAAGAGACTCTACCTAATTTGGGTGCATTAAACTTATGTTTTTTAATGGATGATACGCTTGCTTCAGTGTATATTCTAGAAACGAAAAGTACCATGGAACATTGTCCTGGCATCATATTTATGCATTTTTCATATTCATACTTAGAAGTAATAAACACCATTCTTAGTATCCTTGAGCTTCATCTGCACTTAGTAGAAAGACCAGGAACTAACTGCtgtagaaaaaagaaaggaccTGGTACTCTCTAAACCCTGCGACACTCGGTGCATTCTGCTATTTGTCGTCACACGAACCTCAAAATCCAGATCAAGTTTCTCACCAATCACAAGTTCATTGCACAGTAGAAAGGAGGCCGGCCAGAAAAGACGGAAGCACGTGTATGACTTATCTGTACGTGCGGCCGGCCTAACCCCATTTAGCTCACCCCCAACACAGCACACCCGCCAGTCCACCTTTAATTTCGCTCGCACTGAAAATCACAAGCGCGGTCCATCCTTCGCCTTATTTGCTTCATGCGTGAACATGGCCGTGGTCTCATGGAGTATGGCGCCGTCAGTGTCAAGGAATGAAGCGTGCACGAGCACAAGATACGTACGCTGACCACGGGATTCCATTATCGATCACAGCGCACTTTTCTCCCATCCAGAAAATCCAAAAGCCTTGGCTcgacatgcatgcaatgcatgcgCGCGTCACGGAAAGCCTGGGAGATTTGGGCGTGGCTCGGCCGGCCGTGTCGTCGTGCCGGTGTCCGTTGGGAGTGCGTGCCTGCTCCTCCATGTCCcatgccgccgcgcgcccggcCGTGCGTGCGAGTGCGCGAGGTGGACGCCGCCCCTGGATCGATCGACCGGGGCCGGCCGCGGCCGGTGGTGGCCCACGCAGCGGTAGCTACCGACGTGGCGAGCGGCGAGAGCCGCGCCGTGATAGGAGGCGCCACCTGCCCATTTGCTACTGGTGCTGATGAAAAAACTTAGCCAGTGCGTGCACGCGTCCTAAGATTGTCAATTTAACTATCAAAATataatttcataaaaaatatgtaaTCAAATGAATTttttaatgatatattttgttttactAATTAAATTTGAAATCTTATGATGCCTGCGCGTCTGGTATAATGAGAAAGAGGGAGGGAGCAGTAGTCACGACGATTGACGGACGCCCTTGTCCGCCACGCACGGAGTGGGCGAGTTCGCGTGGCTGGACGCGTGcccggccgcgcgcgcgggcaGCAGGCAGGCCATGCGAATCTGCCGCTACCGGTGCGCCGTCATTTCTTCGATGTCACGGCGTGGGTCTTGTCAGACGAAAACGAGATGAATTCTTGGACCGTGCGTGCAGCAGTGGCTCGATAGCCGGATACCGATCAGTTTCCGTCGGTCGACCCGGTTGTTGCTCGTTATTCGCAGCTCCCGATTGTTTCTCAAGTCGGTTGTGGGATTCGTGTGGCTTCGTGCCGTGGTGTGTGGACCAGTCGACCGGACAACATGTGAGCGCGCCAGCCAACAACAACACGCCGAAAGCGGCTTCGATCTTGTGGACAAGGAGGCGCTGCCGGCTACGTACTTTGTGTGACGGTCGATCGAGCCGTTGGGGATGTGAGGCCACTAACTTTTCCTTCCCATGCGACACAACGTGTGCGGGGTTCCACTGTCCACAGGGAATAACGGATCAAAGCCAGCTCACTAag includes:
- the LOC100846825 gene encoding uncharacterized protein LOC100846825 → MAVASMQAGKPLRLKDLLALDCDSCSAAGFRCYPRRLCVAPPAAPAPMRPLFERSPSRLRRRPVLLLSHLSRRLRSGFTISWRRRYDEEEPGAEAPAPVATVSGNGCYNNTSSSDSETSSSSAERKCSESEDFSSASSTESPHAGVVATTGDKHEGMKRRSKGVGFGSEADDKEQLSPVAVMDFPFDDAVEEEGSDDAGSSGSWPCFSDSLAQLHQRRNIRLQYKIRRLGAIAELGAAADLDARFAASDDDTVNLGSVDPTQQRRCCSDDVATAAPAPPCCRSVNECKDQDELHSLLELLTGTVSVACGVDSVSERLLLDLFAETRKPPSTSNNDDEAAVRLAKSWLEGTGARWGLKEALCRREDLVAEMEGWSARVDGDEREGREVGVVVAGFLVDELVLELVRDLRLLV